Proteins from a genomic interval of Thermomicrobiales bacterium:
- a CDS encoding nucleotidyltransferase family protein has protein sequence MQHESGVSAAILAAGFSRRLGRPKQLLELRGKPLVQWAIDAAQGADVSEVLVILGESAPDILERIELGDARAVINDRAVEGQSTSIVAAIASADPLRSGTLLMLGDQPGVTAEDLQRVLAAFDDAPDSIAMASWQGEARSPVVFGRAYDRELMQLTGDTGARQVVRAHRDRVRFVEFDRPVPIDIDTVEDYRRLLSERP, from the coding sequence ATGCAACACGAGTCCGGGGTTTCCGCCGCAATTCTGGCGGCCGGGTTCTCCCGGCGGCTCGGGCGACCGAAGCAACTGTTGGAACTGCGTGGAAAGCCGCTCGTGCAGTGGGCGATCGACGCCGCGCAAGGGGCGGATGTTTCCGAAGTGCTGGTCATCCTGGGGGAATCGGCGCCGGACATCCTGGAGCGCATCGAGCTCGGAGATGCCCGCGCAGTCATCAATGACCGTGCAGTCGAAGGACAAAGCACGTCGATCGTTGCCGCGATTGCCTCGGCCGATCCGCTCCGCTCCGGGACGCTCCTCATGCTTGGCGATCAACCGGGTGTCACTGCCGAGGATTTGCAGAGAGTGCTTGCCGCATTCGATGACGCCCCTGATTCGATTGCGATGGCTTCGTGGCAAGGCGAGGCGCGCAGTCCGGTCGTTTTCGGGCGGGCATACGACCGCGAGCTCATGCAGCTGACTGGCGACACCGGCGCGCGCCAAGTCGTTCGAGCGCATCGAGACCGGGTGCGGTTTGTCGAGTTCGATCGACCAGTGCCGATCGATATCGACACAGTAGAGGACTATCGACGTCTCCTTTCCGAGAGGCCGTGA
- a CDS encoding XdhC family protein, with amino-acid sequence MKELLHDIDQWHANGSKVAIATVVKVEGSAPRPVGAAMAVSSDGDLAGSVSGGCVETAVFDEAQEVIKSGRPKLVRYGITDEMAWDVGLACGGTIEVFVEPVTIE; translated from the coding sequence GTGAAAGAACTGCTGCACGACATTGACCAGTGGCATGCCAACGGCAGCAAGGTGGCAATCGCGACGGTCGTCAAGGTAGAGGGATCCGCGCCTCGGCCCGTTGGGGCGGCCATGGCCGTGTCCAGTGACGGAGATCTGGCCGGATCGGTGAGCGGTGGCTGCGTCGAGACCGCGGTCTTCGACGAGGCGCAAGAGGTCATCAAGTCAGGGCGGCCGAAGTTGGTCCGCTATGGCATTACTGACGAAATGGCGTGGGACGTTGGCCTCGCCTGCGGTGGGACCATCGAGGTCTTTGTCGAGCCGGTCACGATCGAATGA
- a CDS encoding XdhC/CoxI family protein — translation MNDAAAVFASVRNAIAGSIPVAVVTVVKGEGAGQKLAVLKDDVIGTLGSSSLDEFAIPEARRLLDDERSLTQTFTTDRGEVDLFFESFPPPPTLLIFGAVHVAQSLATFGKLLGFRVIVTDARAKLLTPERFPTADELIQGWPEDAIVQTPIDRNTYVAILTHDPKFDEPALMGTLSTDARYIGAVGSRKTSADRRVRLIEAGATEEQLARIRGPIGLNIGASTPEEMAISILAEIIAVRHGRDGTPLTSATGNIRARV, via the coding sequence ATGAACGACGCAGCCGCGGTCTTTGCCTCGGTCAGAAACGCGATTGCGGGGTCGATTCCGGTCGCCGTGGTGACGGTGGTCAAGGGCGAAGGCGCCGGCCAGAAATTGGCTGTTCTGAAGGATGACGTTATCGGGACCCTGGGGTCATCCTCTCTGGACGAATTCGCGATTCCGGAGGCCCGCCGGTTGCTCGACGACGAGCGCTCGCTCACGCAGACGTTCACGACCGATCGAGGCGAGGTCGACCTCTTTTTCGAATCGTTCCCACCCCCGCCAACGCTTCTGATCTTCGGGGCCGTCCATGTCGCGCAGTCCCTGGCGACCTTCGGCAAGCTGCTTGGTTTCCGGGTAATCGTCACCGACGCGCGCGCCAAGCTGCTCACACCAGAGCGCTTCCCAACAGCCGACGAGCTGATCCAGGGTTGGCCGGAGGATGCGATCGTGCAGACGCCAATCGACCGGAATACCTATGTCGCGATCCTGACCCACGATCCCAAGTTCGACGAGCCCGCGCTCATGGGCACGCTTTCCACGGATGCGCGGTATATCGGCGCTGTCGGCAGCCGAAAGACGAGCGCGGACCGCCGGGTGCGCTTGATAGAGGCGGGAGCCACCGAGGAACAACTCGCTCGGATTCGTGGGCCGATCGGACTCAACATCGGGGCCAGCACACCCGAAGAGATGGCGATTTCCATCCTTGCCGAGATCATCGCGGTGCGGCACGGACGCGACGGCACTCCGCTCACGAGCGCCACGGGCAATATTCGCGCTCGCGTCTAG